A genomic window from Mesorhizobium sp. CAU 1732 includes:
- a CDS encoding serine hydrolase → MRRMELLHRARLLGLALATAFFVEATPALAENDERWLTPTMIDARAHMFEASLNYLTFQHMDQMFATRSVSAGDEIWELPSKPASIEGDFSIGDRTLDLEGFLEASSTNALVVIKDGNIVHESYRNGSSAGTRFITFSVAKSYVATLIGLAVADGAIKSLDDKVTDYLPEMAGTGYDGATVRDLLRMRSGVEWLEVYQFGSETQLTKVHDNSLVGYKYRWCDYAANESKPGPNGPGAAFNYATLDTSVLGCILEKAVGKTGAEYMSEKLWKPAGMENDAYWIMDGPETAGREFFGAGLNATARDHARFGLMFLNDGIANGKQVVPADWVRQSTVPDEGYEPTAPGEDLGYQYQWWTFPGSDAYAAIGLHHQFIYIDPENELVIVKINHTPEPVGRQAENIEFFRQVAASLAQ, encoded by the coding sequence ATGCGACGTATGGAATTGCTACATCGCGCCCGGCTGCTTGGCCTGGCGCTTGCGACGGCGTTCTTCGTTGAAGCGACGCCCGCCCTTGCCGAAAACGATGAACGCTGGCTGACGCCGACGATGATCGATGCCCGCGCGCATATGTTCGAGGCTTCGCTCAACTATCTGACGTTCCAGCACATGGATCAGATGTTCGCGACGCGCAGTGTCTCGGCGGGAGACGAGATCTGGGAATTGCCGTCGAAGCCGGCGTCGATAGAGGGCGATTTTTCGATCGGCGACAGGACGCTCGATCTGGAGGGCTTTCTCGAGGCATCGTCTACAAATGCGCTCGTCGTCATCAAGGACGGCAATATAGTCCATGAGAGCTACAGGAACGGCAGCAGTGCCGGTACGCGCTTCATAACCTTCTCGGTCGCGAAGTCTTACGTCGCCACGCTGATCGGCCTCGCAGTCGCTGACGGCGCCATCAAGAGCCTCGACGACAAGGTGACGGACTACCTGCCCGAGATGGCGGGGACGGGCTATGACGGCGCTACGGTCCGCGATCTCTTGCGCATGCGCTCTGGCGTCGAATGGCTCGAGGTCTACCAGTTCGGCAGCGAGACGCAGCTCACCAAGGTCCATGACAATTCTCTGGTGGGCTACAAATATCGCTGGTGCGACTATGCCGCGAACGAATCCAAACCCGGTCCGAACGGCCCCGGCGCGGCGTTCAACTATGCCACCCTCGACACCAGCGTGCTGGGCTGCATCCTCGAGAAGGCCGTGGGCAAGACGGGCGCCGAGTATATGTCGGAAAAGCTCTGGAAGCCGGCCGGCATGGAGAACGACGCCTACTGGATCATGGACGGGCCGGAGACGGCTGGCCGGGAGTTCTTTGGCGCGGGACTGAACGCCACGGCACGCGACCACGCCCGCTTCGGGCTGATGTTCCTCAATGATGGCATCGCCAACGGGAAACAGGTGGTGCCCGCCGATTGGGTCAGGCAATCGACCGTCCCCGACGAAGGCTACGAGCCCACGGCACCGGGAGAGGATCTCGGCTACCAGTACCAGTGGTGGACGTTCCCGGGTTCAGATGCCTATGCGGCGATCGGGCTGCACCACCAGTTCATTTACATCGATCCGGAAAACGAGTTGGTCATCGTCAAGATAAACCACACGCCGGAACCGGTCGGGCGGCAGGCGGAGAACATCGAGTTCTTCCGCCAGGTCGCAGCTTCGCTCGCACAATAA
- a CDS encoding SDR family oxidoreductase: protein MASIEAATNDRTDKLRTIIVTGASSGIGAYCARALKRDGWRVFATARRPQDIATLEADGIEAFYLDYRDADSIEQLVADVLGRTGGRLDALYNNGAHAQAGAVEDLPVEALREQFEANVFGWHDLTRRIVPVMRAQGHGRIVHCSSILGLVPVKYRGAYAASKHAIEGLMLCMRAELEGSGIEVSMIQPGPIESKLPENGLAWFERFIDTENSVHRDAYRAQLARLRQGGVKSRMKLGPEAVYRVLRHALEHPRPRPNYVVTTPAKIGVFLKRILPPALLYRILASRA from the coding sequence ATGGCAAGCATCGAAGCAGCTACGAACGACCGCACCGACAAGTTGCGCACAATCATCGTGACCGGCGCATCGTCCGGCATAGGCGCATATTGCGCGCGTGCGCTCAAGCGGGACGGCTGGCGGGTGTTTGCGACGGCGCGCCGGCCGCAAGACATCGCGACCCTGGAAGCCGACGGCATCGAAGCCTTCTATCTCGATTACCGAGACGCTGATTCGATCGAGCAACTCGTCGCCGACGTGCTCGGCCGCACCGGCGGGCGGCTCGATGCGCTCTACAACAATGGCGCGCATGCGCAGGCAGGCGCGGTCGAGGATCTGCCGGTCGAGGCCCTGCGCGAGCAGTTCGAGGCGAACGTCTTCGGCTGGCACGACCTCACGCGGCGCATCGTGCCCGTGATGCGCGCGCAAGGGCATGGCCGAATCGTCCATTGCTCGTCGATCCTCGGCCTCGTGCCGGTCAAGTATCGCGGCGCATACGCCGCATCGAAGCATGCGATCGAGGGCCTCATGCTGTGCATGCGTGCCGAACTGGAAGGGTCCGGCATCGAGGTCTCGATGATCCAGCCCGGACCGATCGAATCGAAGCTTCCGGAAAACGGGCTCGCTTGGTTCGAGCGTTTCATCGATACGGAAAACTCGGTCCATCGCGATGCCTACCGGGCGCAATTGGCGCGCCTCAGGCAGGGCGGCGTCAAGTCGCGGATGAAGCTGGGACCGGAGGCGGTATACAGGGTGCTGCGCCACGCACTGGAACATCCGCGCCCGCGCCCCAACTATGTCGTGACGACACCTGCGAAGATCGGTGTGTTTCTCAAGCGTATACTGCCGCCCGCACTGCTCTACCGCATTCTTGCCTCCCGGGCCTGA
- a CDS encoding twin transmembrane helix small protein produces the protein MSTVFNILAILFMVAVLIVLGRGLVNMMRGGSGNTSNKLMQARVALQFFALIFIMLALYFSRG, from the coding sequence ATGTCAACGGTCTTCAACATCCTGGCAATCCTCTTCATGGTCGCGGTCCTGATCGTGCTCGGCCGCGGCCTCGTGAACATGATGCGGGGAGGGTCGGGCAACACGTCGAACAAGCTCATGCAGGCGCGCGTCGCCCTGCAGTTCTTCGCCCTCATCTTCATCATGCTCGCGCTGTATTTTTCGCGCGGCTGA
- the gluQRS gene encoding tRNA glutamyl-Q(34) synthetase GluQRS, with protein MTRPVFRFAPSPNGALHLGHAYSALLNRQLAGETDGRLLLRIEDIDTTRCTPEFEAGIYRDLAWLGLEWEKPVRRQSDHFGDYERALETLVDAGLVYPSFLTRGEVRAMISDAEADGREWPRDPDGVPLVPSIERQLSERERKSRMAGGDPFAWRLNVDAALSHVGHSLSWDEQGAGPNGETGVMDARPDAWGDVVIARKDVPTSYHLSVVIDDALQAVTHVVRGRDLFFATGVHRLLQDVLGLPEPLYIHHDLVLGDDGRKLSKSHGDTGIAALREAGLTPEDIRRMVGL; from the coding sequence ATGACACGTCCGGTCTTCCGCTTCGCGCCGAGCCCGAACGGCGCGCTTCATCTTGGCCATGCCTATTCGGCGCTGCTCAACCGGCAGCTCGCGGGCGAAACCGACGGTCGCCTGCTGCTGCGGATCGAGGACATCGACACGACGCGCTGCACGCCTGAATTCGAAGCCGGGATCTATCGCGACCTCGCCTGGCTGGGGCTTGAATGGGAAAAGCCGGTGCGCCGTCAGTCGGACCATTTCGGGGATTATGAGCGCGCGCTGGAAACGCTTGTCGATGCCGGGCTCGTCTATCCGTCCTTCCTGACGCGCGGCGAGGTCCGCGCAATGATCTCCGACGCGGAAGCTGATGGCCGCGAATGGCCGCGCGACCCCGATGGCGTGCCTCTGGTTCCGTCGATTGAGCGCCAGCTCTCCGAGCGGGAACGAAAGAGCCGCATGGCGGGCGGCGATCCCTTTGCGTGGCGCCTGAATGTCGATGCGGCCTTGTCCCATGTCGGCCATTCGCTGTCATGGGATGAGCAGGGTGCGGGGCCGAACGGTGAGACGGGAGTCATGGACGCAAGGCCTGACGCCTGGGGCGATGTCGTGATTGCGCGCAAGGACGTGCCGACGAGCTATCATCTTTCGGTCGTCATCGACGACGCGCTGCAGGCCGTGACGCATGTCGTGCGTGGCCGCGACCTGTTCTTCGCGACCGGCGTGCACCGTCTCCTTCAGGATGTGCTGGGCCTGCCCGAGCCCCTCTACATCCACCACGATCTGGTTCTGGGCGATGACGGCCGCAAGCTCTCCAAGAGCCACGGCGATACCGGCATCGCGGCGCTGCGCGAGGCGGGGCTGACGCCTGAAGACATCAGGCGCATGGTGGGATTGTAA
- a CDS encoding YihY/virulence factor BrkB family protein: MLRILAVLKRVLGDAIGHFNDDDGWAMASHLALSALLALFPFLIFATSLASFLGAKAFADTAVHLVFDTWPDEIAGPIAHEVTNVLTVQRGDALTVGILIAAFFASNGIEALRISLNRAYRVSETRSIFYLRAQSILFVIVATIGFVIVSALLVLAPLVASLAESRLPWIEPYMGTITIWRFIIASWVIVVGLIAVHFWLPAGRRRFKDIVPGLIFTLVFWVVGSSVFAAYLGRYSSYATTYAGLASIMIALVFLYIVSVIFIMGGELNAAIKRFLEARARVPN, encoded by the coding sequence ATGCTGCGCATACTGGCTGTCCTGAAGCGCGTCCTCGGTGACGCGATCGGGCACTTCAATGATGATGACGGGTGGGCGATGGCGAGCCATCTCGCGCTTTCGGCGCTGCTCGCGCTGTTTCCCTTCCTGATCTTCGCAACGTCGCTGGCGAGTTTCCTCGGCGCCAAGGCGTTCGCCGATACGGCCGTGCATCTGGTCTTCGATACCTGGCCCGACGAGATCGCCGGGCCGATCGCGCATGAGGTGACGAACGTGCTCACCGTGCAGCGCGGCGACGCGCTGACGGTCGGCATCCTGATCGCGGCCTTCTTCGCCTCGAACGGCATCGAGGCGTTGCGGATTTCCCTCAACCGGGCCTACCGCGTCTCTGAGACCCGATCGATCTTCTACCTGCGGGCGCAGAGCATTTTGTTCGTGATCGTCGCGACGATCGGCTTCGTGATCGTTTCGGCGCTTTTGGTGCTGGCACCGCTGGTCGCGAGTCTCGCGGAGAGCCGTCTGCCATGGATCGAGCCCTATATGGGCACCATCACGATCTGGCGGTTCATCATCGCGTCATGGGTGATCGTGGTGGGGCTGATCGCCGTGCATTTCTGGCTGCCTGCGGGGCGGCGACGTTTCAAGGACATCGTGCCGGGCCTGATCTTCACGCTCGTCTTCTGGGTGGTCGGCTCGTCCGTATTCGCGGCCTATCTCGGCCGGTACTCATCCTACGCGACGACCTATGCCGGGTTGGCCTCGATCATGATTGCGCTGGTCTTCCTCTACATCGTATCCGTGATCTTCATCATGGGCGGCGAGCTCAACGCGGCGATCAAGCGCTTCCTCGAAGCGCGGGCGCGTGTTCCAAACTAA
- a CDS encoding electron transfer flavoprotein subunit beta/FixA family protein produces MKVLVPVKRVVDYNVKIRVKSDGSGVELANVKMSMNPFDEIAIEEAIRLKEAGKVEEIIVVSIGPAQAQETIRTALAMGADRGILIKVDETTEPLTVAKLIKGVVDAEAPELVILGKQAIDDDANQTGQMLSALLGWSQATFASKVELGDGTAKVTREVDGGLQVIDVKLPAIITTDLRLNQPRYASLPNIMKAKKKPLDEKSAADYGVDVAPRLKVLKTEEPGGRKAGVKVKDVAELVSSLKSAGVI; encoded by the coding sequence ATGAAAGTTCTTGTCCCAGTCAAGCGGGTGGTGGACTACAACGTCAAAATCCGCGTGAAGTCGGATGGCTCGGGCGTCGAGCTTGCCAATGTGAAGATGTCGATGAACCCCTTCGACGAAATCGCCATCGAAGAGGCGATCCGTCTGAAGGAAGCCGGCAAGGTCGAAGAGATCATCGTGGTCTCCATCGGACCCGCGCAGGCGCAGGAAACGATCCGCACCGCGCTTGCCATGGGCGCCGACCGTGGCATCCTGATCAAGGTCGACGAGACCACCGAGCCGCTGACGGTCGCCAAGCTCATCAAGGGCGTGGTTGATGCGGAAGCACCTGAACTCGTCATTCTCGGCAAGCAGGCGATCGACGACGACGCCAACCAGACCGGCCAGATGCTGTCGGCACTGCTCGGCTGGTCGCAGGCCACTTTCGCCTCGAAGGTCGAACTCGGCGACGGCACCGCAAAGGTGACGCGCGAAGTCGATGGCGGCCTCCAGGTCATCGACGTCAAGCTTCCCGCGATCATCACCACCGATTTGCGCCTCAACCAGCCGCGCTACGCGTCGCTGCCGAACATCATGAAGGCCAAGAAGAAGCCGCTCGACGAGAAATCGGCCGCCGATTACGGTGTCGACGTCGCACCGCGCCTCAAGGTGCTGAAGACGGAAGAGCCGGGTGGCCGCAAGGCTGGCGTCAAGGTCAAGGACGTGGCGGAGCTGGTGTCGAGCCTCAAGTCGGCCGGCGTCATCTGA
- a CDS encoding electron transfer flavoprotein subunit alpha/FixB family protein yields MAILLVAEHDNATVSDQTAKALSAAVKIGSDVDILIAGKGAKAAADAAAKLKGARKVLLAESDELEHRLAEPTAALVVSLAGSYDTIVAPATTMGKNVLPRVAALLDVMQVSEIIEVVSADTFKRPIYAGNAIQTVQSTDAKKVITVRTASFQAAEDGGSASVESVNAAANPGLSTFVENRLSESDRPELTSAKIIISGGRALGSSEKFTEVILPVADKLGAAVGASRAAVDAGYAPNDWQVGQTGKVVAPELYIAVGISGAIQHLAGMKDSKVIVAINKDEEAPIFQVADYGLVGDLFTILPELEKAL; encoded by the coding sequence ATGGCTATTCTTCTCGTTGCCGAACACGACAACGCAACCGTTTCCGACCAGACCGCCAAGGCGCTCTCCGCAGCAGTCAAGATCGGCTCGGACGTCGATATCCTGATCGCTGGCAAGGGCGCCAAGGCTGCCGCCGACGCAGCCGCGAAGCTCAAGGGAGCCCGCAAGGTCCTGCTCGCGGAAAGCGACGAACTCGAGCACCGCCTCGCGGAGCCGACGGCGGCACTGGTCGTCTCGCTCGCCGGTTCCTACGACACGATCGTCGCCCCGGCCACCACGATGGGCAAGAACGTCCTGCCCCGCGTCGCGGCCCTGCTCGACGTGATGCAGGTGTCCGAAATCATCGAAGTCGTTTCGGCTGATACGTTCAAGCGCCCGATCTATGCGGGCAATGCGATCCAGACAGTCCAGTCGACCGACGCCAAGAAGGTGATCACCGTTCGCACGGCCTCCTTCCAGGCAGCCGAAGACGGTGGCTCGGCGTCCGTCGAGAGCGTCAACGCGGCAGCCAATCCGGGCCTTTCGACCTTCGTCGAAAACCGCCTGTCGGAAAGCGATCGTCCGGAACTCACTTCCGCGAAGATCATCATTTCGGGCGGCCGCGCGCTCGGCTCGTCGGAAAAGTTCACCGAGGTGATCCTTCCGGTTGCCGACAAGCTCGGCGCCGCCGTCGGCGCGTCGCGTGCGGCAGTCGATGCGGGTTACGCGCCCAACGACTGGCAGGTTGGCCAGACCGGCAAGGTCGTGGCGCCGGAGCTCTACATTGCTGTCGGCATCTCGGGCGCGATCCAGCATCTCGCCGGCATGAAGGACTCGAAGGTCATCGTCGCGATCAACAAGGACGAGGAAGCGCCGATCTTCCAGGTCGCCGATTACGGCCTCGTCGGTGACCTCTTCACCATTCTGCCGGAACTTGAAAAGGCGCTCTAA
- a CDS encoding 3-hydroxybutyryl-CoA dehydrogenase, whose protein sequence is MTGKIATVGIIGAGQMGGGIAHVTALAGYKVKLYDISPDRIENGIATINGNMARQVSSGKMEEAARKKAVANISPAPRMEDLADVDLVIEAATEEEPVKRKIFAQLCPMLNPEALLATNTSSISITRLAAQTDRPERFIGIHFMNPVPVMKLVELVRGIATEDTTFETAKAFVASLDKTITVAEDFPAFIVNRILLPMINEAIYTLYEGVGSVEAIDTAMKLGANHPMGPLQLADFIGLDTCLSIMQVLHDGLSDSKYRPCPLLVKYVEAGWLGRKAGRGFYDYRGEHPVPTR, encoded by the coding sequence ATGACAGGCAAGATTGCAACGGTTGGCATCATTGGAGCCGGCCAGATGGGCGGCGGCATTGCACACGTCACCGCGCTGGCGGGTTACAAGGTCAAGCTCTACGACATCTCGCCGGACCGCATCGAAAACGGCATCGCCACCATCAACGGCAACATGGCCCGTCAGGTTTCGTCCGGCAAAATGGAGGAGGCCGCGCGCAAGAAGGCGGTGGCCAACATCTCGCCTGCCCCGCGCATGGAAGACCTGGCGGACGTCGATCTCGTCATCGAGGCGGCAACCGAGGAAGAGCCGGTCAAGCGCAAGATCTTCGCGCAGCTTTGCCCGATGCTGAACCCCGAAGCGCTGCTTGCGACCAACACGTCGTCGATCTCGATCACCCGCCTCGCGGCGCAGACCGACAGGCCGGAGCGCTTCATCGGCATCCACTTCATGAACCCGGTGCCGGTGATGAAGCTGGTCGAACTCGTCCGCGGCATCGCGACCGAGGACACGACCTTCGAGACCGCGAAGGCGTTCGTCGCCTCGCTCGACAAGACGATCACCGTCGCCGAGGATTTCCCGGCCTTCATCGTCAACCGCATTCTGCTGCCGATGATCAACGAGGCGATCTATACGCTGTATGAAGGCGTCGGCTCGGTCGAGGCGATCGATACCGCCATGAAGCTCGGCGCCAATCACCCGATGGGCCCGCTTCAGCTCGCTGACTTCATCGGCCTCGACACCTGCCTGTCGATCATGCAGGTGCTGCATGACGGCCTGTCGGACTCGAAGTATCGCCCCTGCCCGCTTCTGGTGAAGTATGTCGAAGCCGGCTGGCTCGGCCGCAAGGCCGGGCGCGGCTTCTACGATTATCGCGGCGAGCATCCAGTCCCGACGCGCTGA
- a CDS encoding cob(I)yrinic acid a,c-diamide adenosyltransferase: MVILNRIYTKTGDDGTTALGSGERRPKFDLRISSYGTVDEANACIGMARIHTATENPEIDAMLGRIQNDMFDLGADLATPDTGEDLGYEPLRITAAQVERLEADIDTLNKNIKPLRTFVLPGGSPAAAALHLARTVARRAERLMVEASMRDGEKISADAIKYINRASDFLFVAARAVNDNGESDVLWVPGQNR, encoded by the coding sequence ATGGTCATCCTGAACCGCATCTACACGAAGACCGGCGACGACGGCACGACGGCGCTCGGATCGGGCGAACGCCGCCCGAAATTCGACCTGCGCATTTCGTCCTACGGCACCGTCGACGAGGCCAATGCCTGCATCGGCATGGCGCGTATCCACACCGCCACCGAAAACCCCGAGATCGACGCGATGCTCGGCCGCATCCAGAACGACATGTTCGATCTCGGTGCCGACCTTGCCACGCCGGACACCGGTGAGGATCTGGGCTATGAGCCTCTGCGCATCACGGCAGCTCAGGTCGAAAGGCTCGAGGCCGACATCGACACGCTCAACAAGAACATCAAGCCGTTGCGCACCTTCGTGCTGCCGGGCGGCTCGCCGGCCGCCGCCGCCCTGCATCTGGCGCGCACAGTCGCCCGGCGCGCCGAACGCCTGATGGTCGAAGCCTCGATGCGGGATGGCGAGAAAATCAGCGCGGACGCCATCAAATACATCAACCGCGCCTCCGATTTCCTGTTCGTCGCCGCCCGCGCGGTCAATGACAATGGCGAAAGCGATGTGTTATGGGTGCCGGGTCAGAACAGATGA
- a CDS encoding amino acid transporter — translation MADIQVTIHNERIKLLATFVNGTGIAVFAVGGLAPVFSGLYGSSGTTAFLLLVSAVCFLVACTLHYAGSVILKRLKP, via the coding sequence ATGGCTGATATCCAGGTCACCATCCACAACGAGCGGATCAAGCTGCTCGCGACGTTTGTCAACGGTACGGGAATCGCGGTGTTCGCTGTCGGTGGACTGGCTCCCGTGTTCTCCGGCCTCTACGGTTCCTCGGGTACGACAGCGTTCCTGCTTCTGGTGAGCGCGGTTTGTTTTCTGGTCGCATGCACGCTACATTATGCTGGAAGCGTCATACTCAAGAGGCTGAAGCCGTGA
- a CDS encoding DMT family transporter: MQTATRFIPALFVLLWATGFIGARYAMPWSEPFSFLAARFAIAVAILALLILIFRARRLAPREALHAIIAGALIHGVYLGGVFWAIRNGMPAGLSALIIGLQPLITAVLAGPALGERILPRHWMGLTIGFVGILIVLGPKIGDALGGVTPATFGACVLGALGISAGTIWQKKFVGNADLITGTLWQYLGATILMAVGSFALETRTFELTGELIFAMTWLVLVLSIGAIFLLMWMIREGEMSKVSSLFYLVPAVTAIIAWILFDETLNALQIVGMVVTTFGVAIATRR, encoded by the coding sequence ATGCAGACCGCCACCCGTTTCATCCCCGCTCTCTTCGTCCTGCTCTGGGCAACCGGCTTCATCGGCGCGCGCTATGCAATGCCGTGGTCCGAACCTTTCTCGTTCCTGGCGGCCCGCTTCGCCATCGCCGTCGCGATCCTTGCGCTGCTCATACTGATTTTCCGTGCCCGCCGGCTCGCGCCGCGAGAGGCGCTCCACGCGATCATTGCCGGCGCGCTGATCCATGGCGTCTATCTGGGTGGCGTATTCTGGGCGATCCGCAACGGCATGCCTGCCGGTCTTTCCGCTCTCATCATCGGATTGCAGCCGCTGATTACCGCAGTGCTCGCGGGTCCCGCACTTGGCGAGCGTATTCTCCCGCGACACTGGATGGGTCTGACGATCGGCTTCGTCGGCATCCTCATCGTGCTCGGCCCCAAGATCGGCGACGCACTCGGCGGCGTCACGCCGGCGACATTTGGCGCATGCGTCCTTGGCGCGCTGGGGATCAGCGCAGGCACCATCTGGCAGAAGAAATTCGTCGGCAATGCCGATCTGATCACCGGCACGCTGTGGCAGTATCTGGGCGCGACCATCCTGATGGCGGTGGGGTCCTTCGCGCTCGAGACGCGCACCTTCGAGCTGACCGGCGAACTGATCTTCGCCATGACCTGGCTGGTTCTGGTGCTGTCGATCGGCGCGATCTTCCTCCTGATGTGGATGATCCGCGAGGGCGAGATGTCGAAGGTCTCGTCGCTGTTCTATCTCGTACCGGCAGTAACCGCGATCATCGCATGGATCCTGTTCGACGAGACGCTGAACGCGTTGCAGATCGTCGGCATGGTCGTCACGACGTTCGGCGTCGCGATCGCCACCCGGCGTTAG
- a CDS encoding DNA-3-methyladenine glycosylase, whose protein sequence is MRRIETLDDIEEGLAALMRLDPRLGAVVTRAGEVPLRLSPPGFASLVSIIVSQQVSRASADAILGRLTTLIDPLDAKGMLSAGEDIFRAAGLSRPKQKTLLSIAAAVADDGLDLDHLATIDADEAMARLTALHGVGPWTAEVYLLFSAGHPDIFPAHDVALQSAVGHALGIEPRPPAKALYTLAESWAPWRGVAARLFWAYYREMRGRDGAPPAVVTKKTTKTG, encoded by the coding sequence ATGCGACGCATTGAAACGCTGGACGACATCGAGGAGGGGCTTGCGGCGCTTATGCGCCTCGATCCGCGTCTGGGCGCTGTCGTCACCCGCGCAGGCGAAGTTCCTTTGCGCCTGTCGCCTCCCGGCTTTGCCAGTCTGGTCTCGATCATCGTCTCGCAGCAGGTCTCGCGGGCGAGCGCGGATGCGATCCTCGGTCGCCTGACGACGCTCATTGATCCTCTCGACGCGAAGGGCATGCTTTCAGCGGGAGAAGACATCTTTCGCGCAGCCGGCCTGTCGCGCCCGAAGCAGAAGACGCTGCTCTCGATCGCCGCTGCGGTGGCCGATGATGGGCTCGACCTCGACCATCTCGCGACGATCGACGCCGACGAGGCGATGGCGCGCCTGACCGCGCTTCACGGCGTCGGCCCATGGACGGCGGAGGTGTACCTCCTGTTCTCTGCCGGGCACCCCGACATCTTCCCCGCTCACGACGTGGCGTTGCAAAGCGCGGTCGGCCACGCGCTCGGCATCGAGCCGCGCCCTCCAGCCAAGGCGCTTTATACGCTCGCCGAATCATGGGCCCCGTGGAGGGGCGTCGCTGCGCGTCTCTTCTGGGCATACTACCGCGAAATGCGCGGGCGCGATGGAGCGCCTCCGGCTGTCGTCACGAAAAAAACAACAAAAACAGGCTGA
- a CDS encoding rhomboid family intramembrane serine protease: MFIPLHDANSLKYIKVQYVTLGLIAANCVIYLLTAVGSEQFTEAAVFGLGYIPSTVFNIAERPDELVIVPDNFTYITYAFLHGDILHLGGNMLFLWVFGDNVEDALGHVRYLIFYLACAAAGAFLHGLIIPDSEAPLIGASGAIAGIVAAYLILHPRVKIWVLALGRIPLRLPAWILLALWILFQFAMIAIGGEDQISWAAHVGGIIAGAILVLVLRRRNVPLLDSQVVTPRAAEVETPIEAPATSDTPSPWGRR, from the coding sequence ATGTTCATTCCACTTCACGATGCCAACAGCCTGAAATACATAAAAGTCCAGTACGTCACGCTCGGTCTGATCGCGGCGAACTGCGTCATCTATCTGCTGACCGCCGTGGGCTCCGAGCAGTTCACGGAGGCCGCCGTCTTCGGTCTCGGCTACATTCCCTCGACGGTCTTCAACATCGCGGAACGCCCAGACGAGTTGGTGATCGTTCCCGACAATTTCACCTACATCACCTATGCCTTCCTGCACGGCGACATCCTCCACCTCGGCGGCAACATGCTGTTCCTCTGGGTTTTCGGGGACAATGTCGAGGATGCGCTCGGCCACGTCAGATATCTGATCTTCTATCTGGCATGTGCCGCTGCCGGTGCTTTCCTGCATGGCCTGATCATCCCGGATTCGGAAGCCCCGCTGATCGGCGCGTCGGGTGCGATCGCCGGCATCGTGGCGGCCTATCTGATCCTTCACCCCCGCGTGAAGATCTGGGTGCTGGCGCTCGGCCGTATCCCGCTTCGGCTTCCTGCCTGGATATTGCTGGCGCTCTGGATTCTGTTCCAGTTCGCGATGATCGCAATAGGCGGCGAGGACCAGATATCGTGGGCCGCCCATGTCGGAGGCATCATCGCAGGCGCGATCCTGGTGCTGGTCCTGAGGCGAAGAAACGTTCCGCTTCTGGACAGCCAGGTCGTGACGCCGCGCGCAGCAGAGGTCGAGACGCCGATCGAGGCACCTGCAACATCGGATACCCCTTCTCCATGGGGACGGCGCTGA